AGAATGTGATGTGCATATTTGGCTAATTCTTGAAACCCCCATTCCTATATAGTAGTGAATCTCAATTCATCTATACCCACAGTACACTGTGTAATATCACTATATATATACCCAGCTGCTTGTTGGTATAGTATTAACACACGTACTTTAGACAGATTTTTGTGGACAAAAGTTAATATTTGTGCTTAACGTATTTAAACGAAGCTTATATAACGAGATCACACATAAATTACATATGATAAAGAACACGTATCTGATGTTtactattttgttttattttatgtttagaGAAGATAATATTTTAAGCCGAAATTGTTTAAGGCAGTATACTGCTAGAAGAATCCAATAGATCACTTCCAAAATTATAAATCAAATACAATACATACATAAACAGTGGGCATGGAGCACTGATGGTAAGCTAATCATTGTAATGGACAACATCGATCATATTCATATATACGTCGACCTCATTGAGGGTGAGGTGTGGTGCCAAGGTCAGCTACCATCTGCTGCCACAGTTTTTCTTCCCACTCAGAGAAATTCCTATTTTGATCAACTCCAGATGGAACGACAAATTGCTGCCGCCAATATTGCTCTTCAGCTGCAAATTGTTGCGCTCCCCAATTTTCTTCACTAGGAAAGGTATATGGCAATGGTACTGTTTGTGCATTAGGGTTATTAATGTATGGAGGTTGCAAGCACTGCTCCCGTTCACCTTGTTCTGCACCTAACCCTATTGGCGGAGGTGGTGCAATGGAAGTGGATGACACAAGACTTTCTTGCTTCGGTTGCTTGCTAATAAGGTTAGTTCCATCATCCAGGACAGAATTGTATCCGGGCTTCTGTTCTagcctttttcttttgtttatttcgGGTTCCTTTTTCTTTCGAAGTACACAAAGAACATaatttgtttcttgtttcttgTGTATGAGTTGGGATGGATCAAGTTCAAACTCATGCATGATCCAACAGCCTTCATGCGGGGATCCTTGGTTTTTGTAACCGAATGTTTTCTTGTAGCCAATCACTCGATTAGTCTCCGGAGAAATTACTTTCTTGCCGGACTCTTCTTTCCAAGTGCCACCCCTTCCGACTGTTCGGCCTACCCGCGAGTCTTTTggagtcttcttcttctgctgagCGAAGAAGTAGAGGTCTTTGTTTTTCCTCAAGTCGTTTGCTCTTCTGGATTTATATGTTTCCCATATCTCCCATGGTTCTTGGTCACCGTATAGGTCACAGTCAAACACCACGAGGTCTCTGCCGGGTACTTGCTTTCCATGCACCATGGGCTTCAAGTAGCAGAGAAGCAGTTCGTCTTCCATTGGGACAAATCTTTGTCCCGGTAGCAGATGATCGTCAGGGCCACCGTTGTCCATTCTGTAACACTCTttcgttttctttcttttgcttggCTTTGGATTGTTGCAATTAATGCGTGGCTAGGTCAATTTATATTAACTATTAACTTCGAGTTCGACTTGATCATAGAATACGTGGGAAAATTGGATTTCCAATTAATAGAAGGtttctatttcttttccatattagTTACTAATTAGCAATATTACATCAGAAAATATCTGCAACTTTTTattaaaacatttattttccGTTGTATTGGAGAGGAAACTAATATGCAACatgatattctctctctctctctctttttggaGAATGGATTTATGTAAGGCTCTTATTTTAcccaaaccccccccccccacaaaaaaaaaaaaaaaaacaagaagaagacaacgttacaaaagaaaagaagtgtTCCGCTTACTAAATTAAGACAAAAATAGAAAGGGAGAAATTTGTTAAGAGTATAGAATCTATATGGAAAAATTGGGACCTaacctatgagtttataaaaatttgggccactccatgcattgctaattaattttgaatttgaacttCAGATTATTTTATTATAGTATCAGAGTGGGTTATCCCATTTATACATCTCTCAAGGCCATATGGACCCCACATCACCAAATATAAATGGACCAAATGCTCCACATCACCTAATATAAATTGTCCATATGTTGAAAGTATGAAATCTCACATAGGAAAATGATGACCTTActttttggatgtgaaccctaaATTACATTATCAAGATTAACTATCACTCTACCAAAAGTAAGGATGCGAGTCTGCAAGTAAGCAAGTCCCAAATCCGAATAAACAACTCCATAAAGAAAGGTTTGATTACGGATCAACAATCTCCCTAAAAATACTACCGATCCGATTGCATGGCAGCACTATCATGGGAATTGCTCACATCCAGCCGCTACTGTCCGGCCATAGATAGAGCATACAAGAGTATAAGTGGATAGCCACCAAAAAACCTAACCGTAGAGACTAGAGTGAGGAGAGGTGTCTGCGGCTACGATACTTCTATTAACTTTCCAACCTATGTTCTCTTGGTAAAACAGATCAAGCTAGTATATGATAATCTTGTCTTATTTTTCGTTTGTCCCGTGGTACGTCTCCCTAGCTAGTAGCTTCTCTCCAAGTCCTTGGTAACAGACTCGTAGAGTCATAGGACCTTATTACCATCATCCAACATTATTTTATAACGTACGTATCATTCACTTCTAACATACAAATTCAAGAAGAAGCACACACCATCCGTTAATTATCAAACCCTTGTTGGTGGTGGAATGATCTATGGAACCCAATTAACCCAGGACAATGACACCATGAAATATTCCTTCAGACTTGCTCATGAACCAGATAGGAACATATGAATAGTTTACTAATTAAGTCAAACTCAGTGTTAAAATGGTGGaaaattttcaagcttttcaactTTTATCGTAGAAAGAGTAGCAGGGCAGGACTCCAAtagataaataaagaaaaatagtcTGAGAGGGAAATCAGGGAATCTCTCACTACGTACCTG
This portion of the Rosa chinensis cultivar Old Blush chromosome 1, RchiOBHm-V2, whole genome shotgun sequence genome encodes:
- the LOC112167219 gene encoding NAC domain-containing protein 96-like; translation: MDNGGPDDHLLPGQRFVPMEDELLLCYLKPMVHGKQVPGRDLVVFDCDLYGDQEPWEIWETYKSRRANDLRKNKDLYFFAQQKKKTPKDSRVGRTVGRGGTWKEESGKKVISPETNRVIGYKKTFGYKNQGSPHEGCWIMHEFELDPSQLIHKKQETNYVLCVLRKKKEPEINKRKRLEQKPGYNSVLDDGTNLISKQPKQESLVSSTSIAPPPPIGLGAEQGEREQCLQPPYINNPNAQTVPLPYTFPSEENWGAQQFAAEEQYWRQQFVVPSGVDQNRNFSEWEEKLWQQMVADLGTTPHPQ